TCTTCTTTATTTCAGCTAGCCCTTCCAATACGAAACGCAAATCGCTTTCGATGTTGCATCGCTTAATGGTCTCGACGTCGGCCGGCTTGCTTATCGGCGACCCGATTACCGGTCCGCCATCCGGAAAACTGACAGCCACTCCCATCGGTTCGAGAATAGTCAGAATATCCGAAAACAGTATCGCCGCATCGAGATTGAACCGCTCGACCGGTTGACGCACAACTTCGGCAATCAACTTCGGCGAACGGCACAGTTCTTGAAACGACACCTTGGCGCGGACCGCAAGATAGTCCGGCAGGTATCGCCCTGCCTGCCGCATGATCCAAACTGGAATCGGTCCGTCGTTCTTGCCATAGCAAGCTTTGATGAACGGACTATCGGCTATGCGCATAAATGCGCTTCTTTCTTGATTGCCGTGGCAAGAATCGTCGCCGCCTGCTCCAGAAGCTCATCTGTATGTGCCGCTGACAAGAAACAGACTTCGTATCCGGATGGCGGCAGGTAGATGCCCTGATCAAGAATCTTCGAGTGCATCCGATTGTAGTGCGAGATTCCATCAGTGCTTATAGTGTGCGCCGCGCGTGGCAGATCATTTTGGAATACGATCCAGTAAATCGACCCCACTCCCGCCACATTGACGAGATTGTCGCGCAACTGTTCCATCAACAACGTGACGAAACGACGATTCTTCTCTTCCAAATCTTTGTATATCTTTCCATCAGCAAGTTTTTTCAGCGTCGCCAAACCGGCAGTCATTGCAACCGGATTGCCGGACAGCGTTCCTGCCTGATACACCGGCCCCAATGGCGAGAGCATGTTCATTATATCCGCGCGTCCACCGAAAGCGCCAACCGGCATGCCGCCGCCTATGATCTTACCGTATGTGACGAGATCCGGACGTAGCCCATAGTATGCCGCTGCACCGCCAAGACCGATGCGGAATCCGGTAATCACTTCGTCAAGTATCAACAGCGCGCCGTGACGTTCCGTCAGTGCACGTAACAGTCGCATATAGTCATGTCGTTGAATCAGCAATCCGTTGTTGGCAGGAATTCCCTCGATGATCACTGCAGCCAACTCATCACCGTGCTTGGCGAAGAAATCCTGAAGTGCGTCTTCATCATCCAGCGGCAGCACAGCAGTCTGGCTGGTAATTGCTTCCGGCACACCCGCTGATGACGGCTGTCCAAATGTCGCAAGTCCCGATCCGGCCTTGACCAACAGATGGTCACAGTGTCCGTGATAGCACCCGTCGAACTTCAGAATCAAATCACGTTTTGTGAATCCGCGGGCGACGCGGATTGCCGACATTACGGCTTCCGTTCCCGAAGACACAAATCGAATCTTCTCGACAACATCCACATGTTGGACGATGAACTGCGCGAGTTCGTACTCAAGTTCAGTTGAGGCGCCGAACGTCATTCCTTTGTCGATCTGCGCCTTCACTGCAGAGACGACATCCTTGTCGACATGCCCGAGAATCAACGGTCCCCACGAGTTGCAAAAATCCAGATACTTGTTGCCGTCAACATCATAGAGGTACGCACCATTGCCCTTGGCGATGAACTTCGGAGTTCCGCCTACCGATTTGAACGCGCGTACCGGTGAGTTCACACCGCCGGGTATGATCTCCGACGACAATTCCATTAACTTGCGCGATTTCGCGCTATCAAATCCAACCTTAGTTATGCCAGCCATTTTTCAGTAAGTCCTTCAAATGATAGGTCAAGATTATCGAGGCTCCCGCTCGCGTAATCGCCGTCAGGTTCTCCAGAACCATCGTTTTCTCGTCGGCAAGTCCCGCCTGCGCCAGGAGCTTCACAGCTGTGTACTCGCCCGAAACATTATATGCCGCTATCGGCAATTCAGTATTCGCCGCAAAATCGGAAATGATATCCAAATATGCCAGCGCCGGTTTAACCATTACAATATCTGCACCCTCGTCTTCGTCCAACTGTAGCTCGCGCAATGCTTCGCGTCGATTGCGAAAATCCATCTGGTAGCCTTTGCGGTCGCCCTTTCCGGGAGCCGAATTTGCGGCTTCCCGGAATGGGCCGTAGTAAGCGGAGGCGTACTTAGCGGAATATGCGAGGATTAAAGTGTCATAGTAATTTTCAGATTCGAGCGCCTTGCGAATCGAGCCAACTCGGCCATCCATCATATCCGACGGACCAACGCAGTCGCAGCCGGCCTTAGCCAATTCAACGGCCATCTTGCTCAAAACCGCGACCGACTTGTCGTTGTCTATCTTGCCGTTCAGCGTTACTCCACAGTGGCCGGTGTCGGTATAAGCGCACAAACAAACGTCGGCGCTCACAAAGAGATCGTCGCCGAACTTGTTCTTCAGTTCCTTGGTAGCTTTGATTACCGGATTCTTGTCGTCCCATCCGGAAGTTGCCATCACATCTTTTCGGTCAGTTACTCCGAAGAGCATGATCTTGTCAATACCAAGTTTCTTATCTTCGTCAATTGACTTCACCAACGAATCTACCGAGTCCCGATATATCCCGGGAAGCCCTTTGATTTCATCGTGGATTCCTGTCCCATCGGTCACGAAGTAAGGCTGGATCATACCTTTGACGTTCAAACTTGTTTGAGCAGTCAGGTCGCGAATGATCTGATTCCGACGAAGGCGACGTGGGCGAATCGGGCGTTCCATTTATACATACTCCAAAACTGAATTTACATCCGCCTGTTCTAACACTCGATAATTGACCCAGCGATGCCGTTCCATTTCGGCGGCAGTTGTACTTCCAATTGCCAGCAGCCGAGCTTCCGGATCGCCGAATTGCTTGTGAAAAGCCCTCACCATTGACGGCGCAGTGAACAGTATCATATCTTCACGTTTGATTCTTGTTACCGAATGCGGGTCTATCGGCTTCTCTACCGATTCGTAACATTCAACTGACTTGTAGTTCATTTTCCGTGCTGCCAAAAGCGTAGCTGGATCCCAATCTATGTCCTTGGCTCGCGCATACACCAGCGTCTGAGTACACTCCGGATGTCGTTCGACAAACTCGCCGAATAGCAATCTACCGTATGCGTCTGACGGTTGAAACGCAGCGTCATACCCGCGTTTCACCAGTGCAGCTTCAGTCTGCCTTCCCACAACTGCAAACTTGGTATCTTTCGGCAGCTTACATCCAATACTATCGAGCCTCTGAAAAAAGAATTCCACTCCATTGGCACTTGTGAAGAACACCCAACCCACCCTTTCCAAGTCAATATCATCCGGCCACGCAAAAGCAATGGGGCGAGTTTCCATTAACGGCAAAGGGACAATTTCGATATCCATAACTGTAGCGCGACTTGCAAGTTCATAAAGCTGTTCCTTTGACCGCGTGACTGCTATACGCATACTGAATCTCCTTGTAGCGTCGCATACGCCCGGTTTACCATTTGTTCGATGTTCGTACCTTGCACGTCGGCCGACTTCATGCCGATCCATTCATCCTTGTATTGCACACCAAGCACCGCCTTGAGCCGGTACTCTTCTCCCTGTTTGTCAGACCACACACCAAGCGGAAGCGAGCATCCCGATCCAAACTTGCGCAGCAGACCCCGCTCCAACTCAGCTTGCTTCAGCTCTTCTTGCGATCCCATTTTGGCGATGACAGCTTCGACGCGCGGATCATTCTCTCTAATCTGAATTCCCAAGATTCCCTGGGCCGGCGCTGGTAGAAATACCTGCGGATCAAGTTCAATCGCGTCAAGATCGCTCACATCGAGCTGAAGGCGTTTCACTCCCGCCGAAGCAATCAAGATTGCATCATACAAACCCTCGCGCAGTTTGCGAATGCGCGTTGGCACATTGCCGCGTAGATCGTTTATCTTCAAAGTCGGATTGTGATAATGCAATTGCGCTTTCCTGCGTGCAGAGCTGGTGCCAATGATTCCGCCCTCCCGAACCGGAATGACACCATCTCCTGCACGCGAAGATTTTCGTATCAGCAACATCTCACTGCGATCGGCGCGATAACCGGCAGCTCCCAATTTCAACCCCGCCGGCTGTGTCGTCATCAAATCCTTGAGCGAATGCACGGCAAGGTCAATCTCATTCTT
This genomic interval from bacterium contains the following:
- the hemL gene encoding glutamate-1-semialdehyde 2,1-aminomutase → MAGITKVGFDSAKSRKLMELSSEIIPGGVNSPVRAFKSVGGTPKFIAKGNGAYLYDVDGNKYLDFCNSWGPLILGHVDKDVVSAVKAQIDKGMTFGASTELEYELAQFIVQHVDVVEKIRFVSSGTEAVMSAIRVARGFTKRDLILKFDGCYHGHCDHLLVKAGSGLATFGQPSSAGVPEAITSQTAVLPLDDEDALQDFFAKHGDELAAVIIEGIPANNGLLIQRHDYMRLLRALTERHGALLILDEVITGFRIGLGGAAAYYGLRPDLVTYGKIIGGGMPVGAFGGRADIMNMLSPLGPVYQAGTLSGNPVAMTAGLATLKKLADGKIYKDLEEKNRRFVTLLMEQLRDNLVNVAGVGSIYWIVFQNDLPRAAHTISTDGISHYNRMHSKILDQGIYLPPSGYEVCFLSAAHTDELLEQAATILATAIKKEAHLCA
- the hemB gene encoding porphobilinogen synthase codes for the protein MERPIRPRRLRRNQIIRDLTAQTSLNVKGMIQPYFVTDGTGIHDEIKGLPGIYRDSVDSLVKSIDEDKKLGIDKIMLFGVTDRKDVMATSGWDDKNPVIKATKELKNKFGDDLFVSADVCLCAYTDTGHCGVTLNGKIDNDKSVAVLSKMAVELAKAGCDCVGPSDMMDGRVGSIRKALESENYYDTLILAYSAKYASAYYGPFREAANSAPGKGDRKGYQMDFRNRREALRELQLDEDEGADIVMVKPALAYLDIISDFAANTELPIAAYNVSGEYTAVKLLAQAGLADEKTMVLENLTAITRAGASIILTYHLKDLLKNGWHN
- a CDS encoding uroporphyrinogen-III synthase, with the protein product MRIAVTRSKEQLYELASRATVMDIEIVPLPLMETRPIAFAWPDDIDLERVGWVFFTSANGVEFFFQRLDSIGCKLPKDTKFAVVGRQTEAALVKRGYDAAFQPSDAYGRLLFGEFVERHPECTQTLVYARAKDIDWDPATLLAARKMNYKSVECYESVEKPIDPHSVTRIKREDMILFTAPSMVRAFHKQFGDPEARLLAIGSTTAAEMERHRWVNYRVLEQADVNSVLEYV
- the hemC gene encoding hydroxymethylbilane synthase; this translates as MTATKLIIGSRGSDLALYQANFIRDILIGEHGCEVEIKIIQTAGDKIDNVSFDKMEGKGFFTKELEEALLKNEIDLAVHSLKDLMTTQPAGLKLGAAGYRADRSEMLLIRKSSRAGDGVIPVREGGIIGTSSARRKAQLHYHNPTLKINDLRGNVPTRIRKLREGLYDAILIASAGVKRLQLDVSDLDAIELDPQVFLPAPAQGILGIQIRENDPRVEAVIAKMGSQEELKQAELERGLLRKFGSGCSLPLGVWSDKQGEEYRLKAVLGVQYKDEWIGMKSADVQGTNIEQMVNRAYATLQGDSVCV